From a region of the Marasmius oreades isolate 03SP1 chromosome 7, whole genome shotgun sequence genome:
- a CDS encoding uncharacterized protein (CAZy:AA3) — translation MFPTSNRYITDFSKVALPATSKGNGPDTTFDVIIVGGGTAGCALAARLSEDPSISVLLLEAGGSGRMIFTTIPSAFSKLFWNPQYVFQFRTEPQENARSLRKFWPRARMLGGCSSINAQMAQYGAPGDFDQWAKIIRDQEWDWKNFGQAFRKFESYTPNPNYPNVSTALKGSSGPVEVGYNGYYGDSARDFVESCLNKGIPLKHDFNTTDGPNGVNRIMTYIDKSVRRVSTESAYLTTEVLNRPNLKVVINATVTKLLFRTSTGQAGEKEKKVVGVDFAQNEKGKVWRAKAREEVVLCGGAINSPQLLLLSGIGPSEHLSSHNIEVIHDLPGVGKHLVDHPVVDFWFKDKSKQAPSFLIPQGVGDVVSTIKEAAMYYGSSGKGKLGTNWGEAACFVRSDDPAIFPPTEYPIPPCIRKRAGEGEMIYDSTSGPTSPDLEIFITTLGYKKHGKWSWKYPTFALHACLLRPLSRGELQLKSASPWDHPIMDPKYLSSEDDLAKLVRGARFCLNLARTEPINSRIDHTDQDGLDGKTYMKTDEELEEIVKDRVETLYHPTSTCRMAPPEDGGVVDSHLRVYGIKGLRVCDASVFPEIVSGHTAGASIAVAEKCADIMKGELRGGDSNKNVHV, via the exons ATGTTTCCGACTTCAAATCGTTACATTACGGATTTCTCAAAAGTAGCTTTACCGGCGACGTCCAAGGGAAATGGCCCAGATACGACTTTTGATGTGATCATTGTTGGTGGAGGCACAGCAGGATGTGCGCTAGCAGCTCGACTCTCAGAAGACCCGTCAATTAGCGTGTTATTATTGGAAGCCGGTGGAAG TGGTCGAATGATATTTACTACCATTCCGTCGGCATTTTCCAAGCTATTTTGGAACCCACAATACGTGTTTCAATTTCGTACAGAACCCCAGGAGAATGCGAGGAGTTTGAGGAAATTTTGGCCGAGAG CGAGAATGTTAGGCGGAT GTTCCTCTATCAATGCACAAAT GGCACAATACGGCGCACCAGGCGACTTCGATCAATGGGCGAAGATAATCCGGGACCAAGAATGGGATTGGAAGAACTTCGGACAAGCCTTCCGCAAATTCGAATCCTACACACCCAACCCGAACTACCCCAACGTATCTACGGCGTTGAAAGGTTCGAGCGGGCCCGTAGAGGTTGGTTATAATGGGTATTATGGGGACAGTGCCAGGGATTTTGTGGAATCGTGCTTGAATAAGGGCATACCGTTAAAGCATGATTTCAATACTACAGACGGGCCAAATGGTGTCAATAGG ATAATGACTTACATTGACAAATCTGTCCGCCGGGTGTCTACCGAATCAGCTTATTTAACAACCGAAGTCCTCAACAGACCGAATCTAAAGGTTGTCATCAACGCCACCGTGACCAAGCTCCTCTTTCGGACATCAACAGGACAGGCGggtgagaaagagaagaaagttGTGGGTGTTGATTTCGCCCAGAACGAGAAGGGCAAAGTATGGAGGGCGAAAGCGAGGGAGGAGGTTGTTTTGTG CGGAGGTGCAATCAACTCCCCtcaactcctcctcctctcagGCATTGGCCCCTCCGAGCATCTCTCATCCCACAACATCGAAGTCATTCATGACTTGCCAGGCGTAGGAAAACACCTTGTCGACCATCCGGTTGTAGATTTTTGGTTCAAGGACAAGTCGAAACAGGCGCCGAGTTTTCTTATTCCCCAAGGGGTTGGGGATGTGGTTAGTACGATTAAGGAAGCGGCCATGTATTATGGGAGCAGTGGGAAGGGGAAATTGGGGACGAAT TGGGGTGAAGCAGCCTGCTTCGTTCGTTCCGACGACCCCGCCATCTTCCCTCCTACGGAATATCCCATTCCCCCTTGTATCCGCAAACGCGCAGGGGAGGGAGAAATGATCTATGACAGTACATCTGGGCCTACAAGCCCGGACTTGGAGATCTTTATAACGACTTTAGGGTATAAGAAACACGGCAAGTGGAGTTGGAAATATCCAACGTTTGCGTTGCATGCGTGTTTGTTGCGGCCTCTAAGTAGGGGGGAACTGCAATTGAAGAGTGCGAGTCCGTGGGACCACCCAATCATGGATCCAAA GTACCTTTCATCGGAAGACGACCTCGCGAAACTCGTCCGGGGGGCACGGTTCTGTCTGAATCTTGCCAGAACGGAACCCATCAATTCCAGGATTGATCATACGGATCAGGATGGACTGGATGGAAAGACGTATATGAAAACCGACGAGGAATTGGAAGAAATTGTTAAGGATCGGGTGGAGACTTT ATACCACCCCACGAGCACATGCCGCATGGCACCACCAGAAGACGGGGGAGTCGTTGATTCGCACTTGAGAGTGTATGGAATCAAAGGTCTGCGAGTATGCGACGCGTCTGTTTTCCCGGAAATTGTGTCGGGCCATACG GCCGGAGCATCAATCGCAGTAGCAGAAAAGTGCGCGGATATCATGAAGGGAGAGTTGAGAGGTGGAGACAGTAACAAGAATGTTCACGTATGA